The Neobacillus sp. PS3-34 genome has a window encoding:
- a CDS encoding MBL fold metallo-hydrolase, which produces MIVARGVEMIELAIEAFGNKATLNPTLVWDDKEAVLIDIGMPGQSEAIRSAMEAAGVPFEKLSAVILTHQDLDHIGSLPEILSQAAGIIDVYAHVLDKPYIEGQQHLMKTDPAKMSKDAWEALPEPARFIYANPPKTEITQTLADGDVLPFCGGIQIIFTPGHTPGHISLYLKESKTLVAGDAMISINGVLRGPVQQTTPDMETATQSLKKFADIEIASVICYHGGLVNENVMEQLKELMKK; this is translated from the coding sequence ATGATAGTAGCACGCGGAGTAGAAATGATTGAATTGGCAATAGAGGCTTTTGGAAATAAAGCGACATTAAACCCAACTCTTGTTTGGGATGATAAGGAGGCAGTGCTGATTGATATTGGAATGCCGGGGCAAAGTGAAGCAATTAGAAGTGCCATGGAAGCGGCAGGAGTGCCTTTTGAGAAATTATCAGCTGTCATCCTTACTCATCAGGATCTTGACCATATCGGAAGCCTTCCAGAAATTTTATCTCAAGCTGCAGGAATAATTGATGTGTATGCCCATGTGCTTGATAAACCATATATTGAAGGCCAGCAGCACTTAATGAAAACTGACCCTGCCAAAATGAGCAAGGACGCATGGGAGGCATTGCCGGAGCCTGCCAGATTTATATACGCGAATCCGCCGAAAACTGAAATTACTCAAACACTTGCTGACGGAGATGTGCTGCCTTTTTGCGGTGGAATACAGATCATCTTTACACCAGGTCATACGCCTGGCCATATCAGCCTTTACCTAAAGGAAAGCAAAACACTTGTCGCAGGTGACGCAATGATCAGCATAAATGGAGTTTTAAGGGGACCGGTTCAGCAAACCACTCCAGATATGGAGACAGCTACTCAATCCTTGAAAAAGTTTGCGGATATTGAAATCGCTTCTGTCATCTGCTACCACGGCGGCCTTGTGAACGAAAATGTGATGGAACAGTTGAAAGAACTAATGAAAAAGTAA
- a CDS encoding DUF4430 domain-containing protein, with protein sequence MKRQSQSLFMVLLLLLGLLNVGVQHSVLAAEPSAGTITVIGKEQTDALLPETKVVYGDKETALDALIKTAGQNNIEVEETKYGKSIKRINDLTKADPFYWAFYINGIFAPVNYDAYAVQNGDKLSYVYEDWNQAPKKNVSFKLIDKDGKDIIPPLNKVPFINEPTAFDFLKVAVGNQNVEFRQYDFGKMITSIKGIAVEGSNYWGFYVNGKMASTSADNYKLQAGDEISFKFESSAPPAGGSDGGNQKAAVPVSGAAFKPQWTMQVSMFQRMQAIGRLLLLKRQASGSLQATWKMQQSLLRTKTADFLK encoded by the coding sequence ATGAAAAGACAGAGTCAAAGCTTGTTTATGGTACTGCTTCTGTTATTAGGGCTATTAAATGTCGGCGTTCAGCATTCTGTATTAGCGGCAGAGCCGTCGGCAGGAACGATTACTGTAATCGGCAAGGAACAGACCGATGCATTGCTGCCAGAGACAAAGGTGGTCTACGGTGATAAGGAAACGGCATTGGATGCTCTTATAAAAACAGCCGGGCAAAACAATATTGAAGTCGAAGAAACTAAATACGGAAAATCGATAAAAAGAATTAATGACTTAACGAAGGCTGATCCATTTTACTGGGCATTTTATATTAACGGTATTTTTGCACCGGTAAATTATGATGCGTATGCTGTGCAAAATGGAGATAAGCTCAGCTATGTTTATGAAGATTGGAACCAGGCTCCGAAAAAGAACGTATCTTTCAAATTAATAGACAAAGACGGAAAAGACATCATTCCTCCACTTAACAAAGTTCCATTCATAAACGAACCGACGGCTTTTGACTTTTTGAAAGTGGCTGTGGGCAATCAGAATGTCGAGTTCAGACAATATGATTTTGGGAAAATGATTACCTCCATTAAAGGAATTGCAGTTGAAGGTTCAAATTACTGGGGATTCTATGTTAATGGAAAAATGGCCTCAACTAGTGCAGACAACTACAAGCTGCAGGCAGGAGATGAAATTAGCTTTAAATTCGAAAGCTCAGCCCCTCCAGCAGGAGGTTCAGACGGCGGAAATCAAAAGGCGGCTGTACCTGTTTCGGGAGCGGCCTTCAAACCGCAGTGGACCATGCAAGTAAGTATGTTTCAAAGAATGCAGGCGATTGGGAGGTTATTGCTCTTAAAAAGGCAGGCAAGCGGGTCCCTTCAAGCTACCTGGAAAATGCAGCAAAGCTTGTTAAGGACAAAAACGGCAGATTTTCTAAAATAA
- a CDS encoding DUF4430 domain-containing protein yields MCRFLRLSAISLALILTVSLLGCGSKELSTKEKQTSSPETATKSVAVKDHSTVKVTAEKPIKKNVSTSQQESRNSKTPAVSGNTSNTKTKPAAKPAQTAPPKKSSVAKTTVKPKTATSTVKSAASHPAGTTPSKTAPVAQQKQEVHTVTFSLVGPKDKGTIIGAKKVEFKEGNTILDILLKVAGKSNVDYSGSGGMAYIEGIDNIYEFDYGPKSGWVIKLNGKSLSKSSGVIKVNDGDRIECYYTQ; encoded by the coding sequence ATGTGCAGATTCTTAAGACTTTCAGCCATTTCGTTGGCTTTAATATTAACGGTCAGCTTACTAGGCTGTGGTTCTAAGGAACTTTCAACAAAAGAAAAACAAACCTCTTCACCTGAAACCGCAACAAAAAGTGTTGCTGTTAAGGACCATTCAACTGTTAAGGTTACAGCAGAAAAACCCATTAAAAAAAATGTTTCAACCAGCCAGCAGGAAAGCAGGAATTCCAAAACACCTGCTGTATCGGGTAACACATCAAATACGAAAACAAAGCCAGCAGCTAAACCGGCTCAAACAGCACCGCCGAAAAAATCATCTGTAGCTAAGACAACAGTGAAGCCAAAGACGGCAACCAGCACGGTGAAATCTGCAGCATCACATCCTGCAGGCACTACTCCTTCAAAGACTGCACCTGTCGCACAGCAGAAACAGGAAGTTCACACTGTCACGTTCTCGCTTGTTGGTCCAAAGGATAAAGGGACAATAATTGGAGCAAAGAAGGTGGAGTTTAAAGAGGGCAATACCATTTTGGATATATTGCTTAAAGTGGCTGGCAAGAGTAATGTGGACTACAGTGGCAGCGGCGGAATGGCTTACATTGAAGGCATTGATAATATTTACGAGTTTGATTATGGCCCTAAAAGCGGCTGGGTCATTAAACTGAATGGCAAGAGCCTTTCTAAAAGCTCCGGCGTTATCAAAGTAAACGACGGTGATCGTATTGAATGCTATTACACACAATAA
- a CDS encoding energy-coupling factor transporter transmembrane component T: MQNRFEQFHPLVVFGYYAGFLTLLILMLHPVFLITALLVILVVNMLQGFLRVLNRWIFFMISTGLFIVFFIPLFNERGRHVLFEIHQHRFTLEAFVYGSISAVSIIGVIALFASYNEVMTPNKLLFLFSKFLPQFAVLLMLTLRFVPLMRRRLDEISAVQRSKGISVLHGKWSNRVKTGMLYVQVLLTHSLEEAVQTADSMKARGYGEKDRSAYEYFLFRKADLWALIYLIIFIIPVLAGRFYGYGFLTVYPLMESWKFSSADSFVYSSYLLFIIFPLIAELGGYIRWRL; encoded by the coding sequence ATGCAAAACCGTTTTGAACAGTTTCATCCACTCGTCGTATTCGGTTACTATGCAGGTTTCCTGACACTGCTTATATTAATGCTCCATCCTGTTTTTTTAATTACTGCTTTATTAGTTATATTGGTGGTTAATATGCTGCAGGGTTTCTTAAGAGTATTGAATCGATGGATATTCTTTATGATTTCGACTGGGTTATTCATTGTTTTTTTCATTCCTCTTTTTAATGAAAGAGGAAGGCATGTCCTGTTTGAAATCCATCAACACCGTTTTACCCTGGAGGCCTTTGTCTATGGAAGCATAAGCGCGGTTTCAATTATCGGAGTGATAGCATTGTTTGCTTCATACAACGAAGTGATGACGCCCAATAAACTCTTGTTTTTATTTTCAAAATTTCTACCTCAATTCGCAGTTCTTTTGATGCTGACTCTCCGTTTTGTACCATTGATGAGAAGAAGATTGGACGAGATTTCTGCCGTCCAAAGAAGTAAAGGAATCTCTGTGCTGCATGGGAAATGGAGTAATCGAGTGAAAACTGGGATGTTATATGTTCAAGTATTGCTGACCCATTCGCTGGAGGAAGCAGTTCAGACAGCGGACTCCATGAAGGCAAGGGGATATGGGGAGAAGGACCGCTCTGCCTATGAATATTTTCTTTTCAGAAAGGCAGATTTATGGGCCCTAATCTATTTAATCATTTTTATCATTCCTGTACTGGCAGGCCGTTTTTATGGTTATGGCTTTCTAACGGTTTACCCCTTAATGGAATCCTGGAAATTTTCTTCTGCAGATTCTTTCGTTTATAGTTCATACCTTTTGTTTATCATTTTTCCGCTTATCGCAGAATTGGGAGGGTACATAAGATGGCGTTTATAG
- a CDS encoding energy-coupling factor transporter ATPase produces MAFIELKNVFFTYPDAAEPAIRNLSLQVEKGQFIVLFGSSGSGKSTLLRLLKKEIMPHGDLSGEIMLNGNELLQTEGLSKDVGFVFQDPENQVVADDVLHEMAFGLENLGLSTNEMRSRIAEMVHYFGAESLLHRKTHELSGGKKQQINLASVLLMQPDILLLDEPTAQLDPVSAREFLDMLVRLNEEFGMTIILAEHRLEEVFTLADKIVMLEKGEVEIQGNPRQVLQALWDTPKKGYVPSIPSLYLSMMKERGSLPLTVKEGRSWTQDQNIIFKDKVPHSLKEGEEIIRAANVFYRYQRDTGMVLSDLDFSLHKGDFYALLGGNGSGKSTFLKVVAGLLKPERGKVFFHNTQLKALKNKNLVRAIGYLPQNPKLFFLQDTVEKEIQDTMKQWGLDDQNEAERLLEKLGIAHLRNSHPYDLSGGELQKAALACLLLRNPEILLLDEPTKGLDPLSKDSLASILNLLKEEGATIFMSTHDVEFAAQYASKCGMMFQGKITSEDVPENFFKGNFFYTTMVQRLFRHIPGNSIVTLEEAVQLCKAKE; encoded by the coding sequence ATGGCGTTTATAGAATTAAAGAATGTCTTTTTTACCTATCCGGATGCTGCAGAACCTGCAATACGCAATCTTTCGCTCCAAGTGGAAAAAGGGCAGTTCATTGTGCTTTTCGGCTCTTCGGGATCCGGAAAGAGTACGCTTTTACGTTTGCTGAAAAAAGAAATCATGCCCCATGGGGATCTCTCTGGGGAGATTATGTTGAACGGAAATGAACTTCTGCAAACCGAGGGATTGTCAAAGGATGTTGGTTTTGTTTTTCAGGATCCCGAAAATCAGGTTGTAGCTGATGATGTCCTTCATGAGATGGCATTTGGACTTGAAAATTTGGGACTTTCAACAAATGAAATGAGAAGCCGAATTGCCGAAATGGTCCATTATTTTGGTGCAGAATCTCTCCTCCACAGGAAAACGCACGAGCTTTCAGGAGGAAAAAAGCAGCAGATCAATCTTGCATCAGTCCTGCTTATGCAGCCTGATATTTTATTACTCGATGAACCTACCGCCCAGCTTGACCCTGTAAGTGCAAGAGAGTTCCTGGATATGCTTGTGCGCCTGAATGAAGAATTCGGGATGACCATCATTCTGGCAGAACATCGCCTGGAGGAAGTGTTCACACTAGCAGACAAAATTGTCATGCTCGAAAAAGGAGAGGTGGAAATTCAGGGAAATCCTCGCCAAGTGCTTCAAGCGCTTTGGGACACACCTAAAAAGGGCTATGTTCCGAGCATCCCATCTTTGTATCTAAGCATGATGAAGGAGAGGGGGAGCCTCCCTCTCACAGTAAAGGAGGGCAGAAGCTGGACACAGGATCAAAACATTATTTTCAAAGACAAAGTGCCCCACTCCCTTAAAGAAGGTGAAGAAATCATCAGAGCAGCGAATGTCTTTTATAGATATCAAAGGGATACCGGCATGGTCCTGTCCGATCTTGATTTCTCTCTCCATAAAGGTGATTTTTACGCGCTTTTGGGCGGAAATGGTTCCGGAAAATCAACATTCCTGAAAGTCGTGGCAGGACTTTTAAAGCCGGAGCGCGGCAAGGTGTTTTTCCATAATACTCAACTAAAAGCTTTGAAAAATAAGAACCTTGTAAGGGCAATCGGCTATTTGCCCCAAAACCCGAAGTTATTTTTCCTGCAAGATACTGTAGAAAAAGAGATTCAGGATACGATGAAACAATGGGGATTGGATGATCAAAATGAAGCTGAACGGCTTTTGGAAAAACTTGGCATCGCGCACCTCCGCAACAGCCATCCCTATGATTTAAGCGGTGGTGAACTGCAAAAAGCAGCCCTGGCTTGTTTGCTGCTTCGTAATCCGGAAATCCTTTTGCTCGATGAGCCAACAAAAGGGCTGGACCCTCTTTCGAAGGACAGTCTTGCAAGCATACTTAATCTCCTAAAAGAGGAGGGCGCAACGATCTTCATGTCGACGCATGATGTGGAATTTGCTGCGCAGTATGCATCAAAATGTGGAATGATGTTTCAAGGAAAAATCACCTCCGAGGATGTACCCGAAAATTTCTTTAAGGGGAACTTCTTTTATACAACTATGGTGCAACGGCTGTTCCGCCATATTCCCGGCAATTCCATCGTTACGCTGGAGGAGGCTGTCCAGTTATGCAAAGCAAAAGAATAA
- a CDS encoding aspartate/glutamate racemase family protein: protein MKTIGLIGGMSWESTKLYYELINQKVKEELGGHHSAKCILYSVDFEEVKELQFAGKWGEATEMLVEVAVKLQKAGADFIVLCTNTMHISADAIQQNIDIPFLHIADATAYKIKADSRAAIGLLGTNFTMEEDFYKGGLSSKHGIKVIIPEEEDRKDVHRIIYEELCLGEVKEASKEIFKGIIRRLIEQGAEGIILGCTEITLLIKPGDVDIPLYDTTKIHAVYAVEQALKD, encoded by the coding sequence ATGAAGACAATCGGATTAATCGGAGGTATGAGCTGGGAGTCGACCAAATTATATTACGAATTGATTAATCAAAAGGTGAAGGAAGAACTTGGCGGGCATCACTCTGCAAAATGTATCCTCTATTCTGTTGACTTTGAAGAGGTGAAGGAGCTGCAATTTGCAGGAAAATGGGGAGAAGCCACAGAAATGCTGGTTGAGGTTGCTGTAAAGCTGCAGAAGGCAGGGGCAGATTTTATCGTCCTTTGTACGAATACCATGCATATTTCCGCAGATGCGATACAGCAAAATATTGATATTCCATTTTTGCATATTGCCGATGCTACTGCTTATAAAATTAAAGCAGACAGCAGAGCAGCTATTGGCCTATTGGGAACAAACTTCACGATGGAAGAGGACTTTTACAAAGGCGGATTAAGCAGTAAGCATGGAATAAAGGTCATTATCCCTGAAGAGGAAGACAGGAAAGACGTTCACCGGATTATTTATGAAGAACTCTGCCTTGGGGAGGTTAAGGAAGCCTCGAAAGAAATTTTCAAAGGAATTATTAGGCGATTAATAGAGCAAGGGGCAGAAGGGATTATCCTGGGCTGTACTGAAATTACACTCTTGATTAAGCCGGGGGATGTAGATATTCCACTCTACGACACAACAAAGATTCATGCTGTATATGCAGTCGAACAGGCATTGAAAGATTGA
- a CDS encoding YciI family protein, which translates to MEKKQFLYMLKLVPELLDEKNWTERETAIIGEHFCALEKLIEEDKLIMAGRTQNKDDTTFGIAILQVDTEEEARYLMENDPAVAKKVMTAELFPYKVALYNPRFTI; encoded by the coding sequence ATGGAAAAAAAACAGTTTTTATACATGTTAAAGCTCGTACCTGAGCTGCTCGATGAAAAAAATTGGACCGAGCGGGAAACAGCAATAATAGGTGAGCATTTCTGTGCTTTGGAAAAATTGATAGAGGAAGATAAACTGATCATGGCTGGCAGGACGCAAAATAAGGATGACACCACGTTTGGGATTGCCATCCTTCAGGTAGATACCGAGGAAGAGGCAAGATACCTTATGGAAAATGACCCGGCTGTTGCCAAGAAGGTCATGACAGCAGAGTTATTTCCTTATAAAGTAGCATTGTATAATCCAAGATTCACTATCTAG
- a CDS encoding TIGR03943 family protein, whose translation MIRSLILIGFTYLLFHLHLSGDISKYINMKYSYLSAAAGYGMLVLTIVQILMLGKEESKDHDCGHDHCDHNHSKEDKWYKKLYVYPIFAFPIISGLFFPIATLDSNIVKAKGFHFPIYDEGKGDSFMQQQFLRPDTSVYYGKDDYDAFMKKEKKKYMKQPSIILNDKNYLRGMETIYNFPGEFLDKDVEFKGFVFNDSETIAKNQLFVFRFGVIHCIADSGVFGMLVEMPNGVKLKDDQWINVKGKISTIYYQPFKTSIPYLKVDSWSSTSAPKEQYVFRGY comes from the coding sequence ATGATAAGAAGCCTTATTTTAATCGGCTTTACGTATTTACTTTTTCATCTCCACTTATCGGGCGATATCAGCAAATATATCAATATGAAGTATTCCTATCTTTCAGCTGCCGCAGGTTACGGGATGCTGGTTTTGACGATTGTCCAAATTTTGATGCTTGGTAAGGAAGAATCAAAAGACCATGACTGCGGCCATGATCATTGTGACCATAATCATTCAAAAGAAGACAAATGGTATAAAAAGCTATACGTTTATCCGATTTTCGCCTTTCCGATCATTTCTGGTTTGTTTTTTCCAATCGCAACTCTAGATTCGAACATAGTCAAGGCGAAGGGATTCCATTTTCCCATTTATGATGAGGGAAAGGGCGATTCCTTTATGCAGCAGCAATTTTTGCGCCCTGACACAAGTGTCTATTATGGAAAAGACGATTATGATGCTTTTATGAAGAAAGAAAAAAAGAAATATATGAAGCAGCCATCGATCATATTAAATGATAAGAATTATTTAAGGGGAATGGAAACGATTTATAATTTCCCAGGTGAATTCCTTGATAAAGATGTTGAATTCAAAGGGTTTGTTTTCAATGATTCTGAAACCATTGCAAAAAACCAGTTGTTTGTATTCAGATTTGGAGTTATTCATTGTATCGCTGATTCAGGGGTATTCGGCATGCTGGTTGAAATGCCGAATGGCGTAAAGCTGAAAGATGACCAATGGATCAATGTAAAAGGGAAGATTTCTACGATCTATTATCAGCCGTTTAAGACAAGTATTCCTTACTTGAAGGTGGATAGCTGGTCCAGCACAAGTGCACCAAAGGAACAGTATGTATTTAGAGGCTATTAA
- a CDS encoding SET domain-containing protein, whose amino-acid sequence MIEIKTSTLSDGELNRGVFATRDIAKGELIHEAPVLPYPNEEHVHIEKTRLDDYAFEYGKNHSAILLGYGMLFNHSYEPNATYDINFANHTFDFFAYKDIKAGEEILINYNGEVDNNDPLWFNKEENE is encoded by the coding sequence ATGATTGAGATAAAGACTTCTACACTCAGCGATGGAGAGCTTAATAGAGGGGTATTCGCGACTCGTGATATAGCAAAAGGTGAGCTTATTCATGAAGCACCGGTCCTTCCATATCCAAATGAAGAGCATGTTCATATTGAAAAAACAAGGCTTGATGATTATGCTTTTGAATATGGCAAGAACCATTCTGCTATCCTCTTAGGATACGGTATGCTGTTTAATCATTCATATGAGCCGAATGCTACTTATGATATCAACTTTGCGAACCATACTTTTGACTTCTTTGCTTATAAAGATATAAAAGCTGGAGAAGAAATTCTCATCAACTACAATGGTGAAGTCGATAACAATGATCCACTTTGGTTTAACAAGGAAGAAAATGAATGA
- a CDS encoding PepSY-associated TM helix domain-containing protein, with product MKKIRRAHLWIGLIASVFLFMEAITGLIMMEPWLIGQSDNNRPFADGQAFQGGNFNRGQGFQGNTGSDSGLNSQNGQGFQRRNGSGFPVGGFPNGRMRGERDSGSLMGIIKGLYAGRLGNMDIGWLIDLAATSMIFLTGSGIFLSWKILSIEKKRKQARAANLDTMPNE from the coding sequence ATGAAAAAAATAAGGAGAGCCCATTTGTGGATCGGCCTGATTGCTTCAGTATTCCTTTTTATGGAGGCCATTACAGGGCTTATCATGATGGAGCCATGGCTGATTGGACAATCCGATAATAACAGACCCTTTGCTGATGGGCAGGCCTTTCAAGGCGGAAATTTCAACCGTGGCCAAGGCTTTCAGGGGAATACTGGATCTGATTCAGGACTGAATTCCCAGAATGGGCAGGGCTTCCAAAGAAGGAATGGCAGCGGCTTTCCTGTTGGTGGCTTTCCAAATGGGCGAATGCGTGGTGAAAGAGACTCCGGATCCCTAATGGGCATTATTAAAGGGCTGTATGCAGGCAGACTAGGAAATATGGATATCGGCTGGCTGATTGATCTTGCAGCCACCAGCATGATCTTCCTTACTGGTTCAGGTATTTTCCTATCCTGGAAAATCTTAAGTATAGAGAAGAAAAGGAAACAAGCCAGGGCAGCCAATCTTGATACAATGCCAAACGAATAA
- a CDS encoding HAMP domain-containing sensor histidine kinase gives MFRKTHIRLTIINSLVFAILISTLGSILYFYTQHRLFEDVNRSLLESANRFDLGLNDEENHGPRDNLHFFKDRIIILMWDEQGNLLAPPQSPEAERFLQIKKQIKPKEFNQLEDITINHFTFRYYAIKMDSELSGVKTIQVLRDINSEKEFLDKLLLIILISCGIGIIFAVALGYFLAGRALIPIKGAWMKQQQFVSDASHELRTPLAVIQAETDLLFRSPSATIEDRIIDVSTISNESRRLSKLVTNLLTLARSDSNQIEVKKEAFQLDQLLAEIMRQYEEIISYQGKELSLDISSPVLFTADKERIHQLVVILLDNAMKFTTEGGHIRLSCRQIHSSILLMVEDDGMGISEEEIPRIFDRFYQSDKARTLSEGTGLGLSIAQWIIDKHNGKVTVASKPGAGTKIEVSFPRNQKN, from the coding sequence ATGTTTAGAAAAACGCATATTCGGCTTACTATCATTAATTCTCTTGTATTCGCCATCCTTATCAGTACCCTTGGAAGCATTCTTTATTTCTATACCCAGCATCGTTTATTTGAAGATGTGAATCGTTCATTGCTAGAATCTGCTAATCGTTTTGATTTAGGTCTAAATGATGAAGAGAATCATGGGCCACGGGATAATCTTCATTTTTTCAAAGATCGAATTATTATCCTAATGTGGGATGAACAAGGCAATCTTCTCGCACCTCCACAGAGTCCCGAAGCAGAGAGATTTCTGCAAATAAAAAAACAAATCAAGCCAAAAGAATTCAACCAATTGGAAGATATCACAATTAACCACTTTACCTTCCGTTATTATGCAATAAAGATGGATTCAGAGCTTAGCGGGGTTAAAACTATTCAGGTTCTGCGTGACATTAACTCCGAAAAAGAGTTTCTGGATAAGCTCCTTCTGATCATTCTTATAAGTTGTGGTATCGGAATCATTTTCGCTGTTGCATTGGGGTATTTTTTAGCGGGACGCGCCCTGATTCCTATTAAAGGCGCCTGGATGAAGCAGCAGCAATTTGTTTCCGACGCTTCGCATGAGCTCCGGACTCCATTAGCTGTCATTCAGGCCGAAACAGACTTATTATTCCGGTCGCCTTCTGCAACAATCGAAGATAGAATTATTGATGTTTCTACGATTTCGAATGAATCCAGGCGCCTTTCAAAACTCGTAACCAATTTATTGACGCTTGCCAGATCTGACTCAAATCAAATTGAAGTAAAAAAAGAAGCGTTCCAGCTTGATCAATTACTTGCTGAAATAATGAGACAATACGAAGAAATTATCTCCTACCAGGGAAAAGAGCTTTCTCTTGATATTTCATCCCCTGTTCTCTTTACTGCTGACAAAGAGCGGATTCATCAGCTTGTTGTTATTTTACTGGACAATGCCATGAAGTTTACGACTGAGGGTGGCCATATCCGCCTTTCCTGCAGGCAGATCCATTCCAGCATACTATTAATGGTTGAAGATGATGGAATGGGAATAAGTGAAGAAGAGATACCCAGAATATTTGACCGCTTTTATCAAAGTGACAAAGCGAGAACTCTTTCTGAAGGTACAGGGCTTGGCCTATCGATTGCGCAATGGATTATCGATAAACATAATGGGAAAGTGACGGTTGCAAGTAAGCCAGGAGCAGGTACAAAAATAGAAGTTTCTTTCCCAAGAAATCAAAAAAATTAA
- a CDS encoding response regulator transcription factor, with the protein MRILVVEDHLPLLNSIVELLADEFEVDPADNGEDGLFFAMQNIYDAIILDVMMPGIDGFEVLQSIRNEGIKTPVLFLTARDALEDRVKGLDSGGDDYLTKPFQAAELKARLRALLRRSGSLTTNQTIQYRGIELLGKDRDIIVDGGAIKLTLKQYELLEYLIQNRGAILTKEQIYDRVWGFDSDTTIAIVEVFMHHLRKKLEPSGYHTDIKTVRGVGYILKEA; encoded by the coding sequence ATGCGTATATTAGTTGTTGAAGATCACCTTCCCCTTTTGAATTCCATTGTCGAGCTGCTGGCAGATGAATTTGAAGTGGACCCGGCAGATAATGGAGAAGATGGCTTGTTTTTCGCCATGCAAAATATCTATGATGCCATCATTTTAGATGTGATGATGCCAGGTATTGATGGGTTTGAAGTACTCCAATCGATCAGAAATGAAGGAATAAAAACTCCTGTATTATTTTTAACTGCCAGAGATGCACTCGAGGACCGTGTGAAGGGACTGGACTCCGGGGGAGATGACTATTTAACTAAGCCCTTCCAAGCTGCTGAGTTAAAGGCAAGGCTTCGGGCACTCCTCAGAAGAAGTGGCAGCTTAACAACCAATCAGACGATTCAATACCGCGGGATCGAGCTTCTCGGAAAAGACCGGGATATTATAGTTGATGGAGGGGCAATAAAACTTACATTAAAGCAGTATGAACTTCTTGAATATTTGATTCAAAACCGGGGTGCTATTTTAACAAAAGAACAAATTTACGATCGTGTATGGGGATTTGATTCGGATACGACAATCGCTATCGTTGAAGTTTTCATGCATCACCTGCGAAAAAAACTGGAGCCCTCTGGCTACCACACAGATATTAAAACCGTCCGCGGCGTGGGATATATTCTGAAGGAAGCCTAA